The proteins below are encoded in one region of Garra rufa chromosome 12, GarRuf1.0, whole genome shotgun sequence:
- the sft2d2a gene encoding SFT2 domain containing 2a yields the protein MDKLRAVLGGRDGNNDNRNVLQAANEASTLGWGTRLKGFLVCMVIGVVCTVLGVCCLFIPKVGVILFIVFYTFGNVCSLLSTMFLMGPVKQLKRMCDKTRAFATVVMITCLVLTLCAAFWWKIFALTLLFVILQILAFAWYSLSYIPFARDAVLKFFSMLCNMCVK from the exons ATGGACAAGCTCAGAGCGGTTCTGGGTGGTCGTGATGGAAACAATGACAACAGAAATGTACTGCAG GCGGCGAATGAGGCGTCCACGCTGGGATGGGGAACGCGACTGAAAGGATTCCTCGTTTGTATGGTCATAGGAGTAGTGTGCACTGTCCTG ggTGTATGTTGCCTGTTTATTCCTAAAGTAGGGGTGATTCTCTTCATTGTATTTTACACATTTGGAAATGTTTGCTCCTTACTAAG CACTATGTTTCTGATGGGGCCAGTGAAACAGTTGAAACGGATGTGTGATAAGACCAGAGCCTTTGCTACAGTTGTTATGATA ACATGTCTGGTTCTCACACTCTGTGCAGCTTTTTGG TGGAAGATCTTTGCACTCACTTTGCTGTTTGTCATTCTGCAAATCCTTGCATTTGCGTG GTATAGCTTGTCATACATTCCTTTTGCAAG